In a single window of the Arthrobacter zhangbolii genome:
- a CDS encoding DUF3052 domain-containing protein yields MSEAEAVTEDNVASRLGFKDGDLVQEFGYDDDVDFDFRDDLEDLIGGELLTEEDHDVVDGVILWWRADDGDLVDALVDSLTTLDDGGVVWVLTPKSGRDGYVPPADIEEAAPTAGLHVTTSPGVCDDWTATRLVSRRKK; encoded by the coding sequence GTGAGCGAGGCCGAGGCCGTCACCGAGGATAACGTGGCGAGCAGATTGGGTTTCAAGGACGGGGACCTGGTTCAGGAATTCGGCTACGACGACGACGTGGACTTTGACTTCCGCGACGACCTTGAGGACCTCATCGGAGGTGAACTGCTCACCGAAGAAGACCACGACGTAGTAGACGGGGTCATCCTCTGGTGGCGGGCCGATGACGGTGATCTCGTGGATGCACTGGTCGATTCCCTGACCACGCTCGACGACGGCGGTGTTGTCTGGGTCCTGACGCCCAAATCCGGCCGGGACGGGTACGTGCCCCCGGCGGACATTGAGGAAGCAGCCCCCACCGCGGGACTGCACGTCACCACATCGCCGGGCGTATGCGATGACTGGACAGCCACCCGACTGGTCAGCCGACGCAAGAAGTGA